The following DNA comes from Eubalaena glacialis isolate mEubGla1 chromosome 1, mEubGla1.1.hap2.+ XY, whole genome shotgun sequence.
CTTTTGAATCAGAGAGGTGCAAAGTTCGATAAAGAATGGCCCTTGTGGATAAGCACAAAGTCAAGCGACAGCGATTGGACAGAATTTGTGAAGGTATCCGCCCCCAGATCATGAACGGCCCCCTGCACCCGCGCCCCCTGGTGGCGCTGCTTGACGGCAGAGACTGCACCGTGGAGATGCCCATCCTGAAGGACCTGGCCACCGTGGCCTTCTGTGACGCACAGTCCACTCAGGAGATCCACGAGAAGGTTTTAAATGAGGCTGTCGGCGCCATGATGTACCACACCATCACCCTCACCAGGGAGGACCTGGAGAAGTTCAAGGCCCTGAGAGTGATCGTGCGGATAGGCAGCGGCTACGACAACGTCGACATCAAGGCTGCAGGCGAGCTCGGGATCGCTGTATGCAACATCCCATCCGCGGCAGTGGAAGAGACGGCCGACTCCACCATCTGCCACATCCTGAACCTGTACCGGCGGAACACGTGGCTGTACCAGGCGCTGCGGGAAGGCACGCGGGTGCAGAGCGTGGAGCAGATCCGGGAGGTTGCCTCGGGGGCAGCCCGCATCCGCGGGGAGACGCTGGGCCTCATTGGCTTCGGTCGCACGGGGCAGGCGGTTGCCGTTCGAGCCAAGGCCTTTGGATTCAGCGTCATATTTTATGACCCCTACTTGCAGGATGGGATAGAGCGGTCCCTGGGCGTGCAGAGGGTCTACACCCTGCAGGACTTACTGTATCAGAGCGACTGCGTCTCCTTGCACTGTAATCTCAACGAACATAACCACCACCTCATCAATGACTTTACTATAAAGCAGATGAGGCAAGGAGCATTCCTAGTGAACGCGGCCCGCGGCGGACTGGTGGATGAGAAAGCCTTAGCCCAAGCCCTCAAGGAAGGCAGGATACGAGGGGCGGCCCTCGACGTGCACGAATCGGAGCCTTTCAGCTTTGCTCAGGGTCCCCTGAAAGACGCACCGAATCTCATTTGTACGCCCCACACGGCCTGGTACAGTGAGCAAGCCTCACTGGAGATGAGGGAGGCGGCCGCCACCGAGATCCGCCGGGCCATCACAGGTCGCATCCCAGAGAGCTTAAGaaactgtgtgaacaaggaaTTCTTTGTCACAACAGCTCCCTGGTCAGTAATAGATCAGCAAGCAATTCATCCAGAGCTCAATGGTGCCACATACAGATACCCGCCAGGCATCGTGGGCGTGGCTCCGGGAGGACTTCCTGCAGCCATGGAAGGGATCATCCCCGGAGGCATCCCGGTAACCCACAACCTCCCCACGGTGGCACACCCCTCCCAAGCTCCCTCTCCCAACCAGCCCACAAAACACGGGGACAATCGAGAGCACCCCAACGAGCAATAGCAGAGAGTGACGGAAGGTCATCATTCAGAACACCTGGGACCAAGAGACAGTGAAAACTAGATGAACTACGAGGAAAGGAATTTGACGGTCTTTTTAACTGATTCTGGACATACGCATCATTGACGTTGCAGTGTTAAAACTACAAAAGAGCTCGAAGCCGAGACGCGGGAAAACTGAAGATGTTGTCTGCTTGCGGAAGCGCTGAAAAAGACTAGGACGTGATTTATTAACGACCAACTTCTGTTATTGTGTGTTAAGTTTTTCATCTGTGCATCAAATCACAAAGAATAGATCTTTTTCCTTTATCAGTCCCTTGGACACAGCAGGTCCTGAACACCTTGCTCTAGAATGTTGCATCAGGAGTTCCAAacaaacatcaaaataaaaaatattaagaggaaaTCCCCACCCTGTGACTCTAGTCCCTTCGGTCCTCGGGGGCTGGTGACCTCTTTTGCTAATAGGAAGATGATTAAATTACTACAAAATGGGGAGAAAACTGTCTGCCTGTGTTAGACAACCGCGAGCATAAGAGTGAAGACAGTACAGGCTCCTGTACAGAGAAGTCTCTCCCATCTGAACTGCATACTGAGCGGGCAAGTTGGTTGTGAGTTCAGTAAAAACCCTCtgatgatgcaaaaaaaaaaaaaaaaaagtattaagttTCACAAGCTGTTTGtactcaaatatattttctcagtttcaGATCCTCAGCTATTTTATTGAGTGGAAAGTCTTGAACTGAAAGCGTTCAAGAATAATGTTGCATTTCCTTATGTCTCAGGAAACACTTTTTATGGTAACTTGTCAGATTGTCTATGAACAAACCCACTTTTTTAGACATTGATAAAGTCTTCTTTTCTTCACGTGATATTTTATACAAGAACACTTCAGGTGTGTTATTAGATGTGACTGATTTTAACAAATCCTATTAGATTTGTATCAACTAGTTACATGTTATATTCATAGTCTTTTGTGAATCATCGCCTTTTTGTTTAAAAGATGGCCTATTTTGAGCCTTTGTATAGGTACATTCCTGTTTTTGTgacaaaaaaaacctttaaaactgtcccaaacagaaaaataatggctatcagaaatatgttttgttttagtgTGAGTTACCgttactgtatttgtttattgtaAAGGTGGACATTTAGCGTTCAGTGCAGttttcaataaaaagtaattaaaaaaaaaaaaaaaaagaagaagaaaaagctgaTCATTAATGGAAAGGACAGAAGGCGTCTTGGTAGGGACaggtcttatttcacttaaaccTGTATTCTGGCTTGGACTGGACTGAAATGTagaatgttaaaatttttaagatttgaTTTTAAATTATGTGATGTGACTGAAAATTAAGCCTGTCAttaggagagaagaagagaaagagaagaaaaagaaacatggaaggagcaaaatttaaaaagcagtgacccaaagaggaggaaaggaagagccAGAGAGGGGCTTCCCATGGCTGTGGTCTCAGACACACCAGGCACGTGCAGTGGTGCATCCCTGGATGGTCCATTGCCCTCCTCCCCACGACAAAAATTAAATGTGGGTGGGTTTTAATGCCTTTAACAAAAAGGAACTGAAGAGAATATCAAATGCTGATCCTGCTGTGTCAGGAAAGATTCCCCCTAAAATCCCATCTGATCAGTTGGGTGAGGGACTGAGAACTAAAATGTGGCTGccacatcagtaaacaaaggatactgcagccatcaagccatcacattacagctgcccagacggtgagccctgaggaaactcaggatgaagGCGGGATAtgcccccttccccccatccgGCAGTCAGCTGCTGCAGCTACCCCCAAGGGtgcaccctgaggaaactcaggatgagaaaacacaggacactgggcccagagagctgaggtgcacatcaaaggaaagatttcagtgagcccagactcttgcatgtGCCCATACATAGGAAAGCACTAAATTCcctaacttgagatgtctggatTTCTTTAACGaacaataaccttttttttttttttttttaaacatctttattgaagtataattgctttacaacaataaccttttgatgttctgacttcCTGCTCTTCTGTCATAAAAAAACTATATATCCTGTTTCCCCTCTGCGCTCTGGGGAGCAGTCTCCTGGAGcgatctgagatgctgtgtcccggGCTGAAGTCCTCAGTCCACCGAATAAAacgtaactctcaacttttaggctctgcattttttttttcagtcgacaggaTGTTGTAAAAGCAGCACGTAGGGCCCAGCAGTGTGTGGGGTGTGGAGGCTGTGATGGGGGAGCGGCAGGAGACAGGCGGGCCCCAGGCCGAGCAGCTGGAGCCTGTCCCCTGTGGAAAGGTACTCCAAGATGAAGGTAATGGCAAGATCAAGGAGGACCTGAGTCCTGCTTGGGGAGAAGATAAAGAGACCACGTAGTCCTCATTCCTGTGGTCAAGGAGGCCTCCCCCACTGCACATGcccagaaaggctccttgggggccAGAGGAGGGTGACGGTGCCAGACCATAATATGCTCTTCTTCCCAGAAACCCTTGCGCTGGAAttcatcttggctaagagattgCACGTGTCCACAGGGGAGGACCCCGAGTTAGACCAAATGCggactcagagccaggcaaagcaagatgattggccggaggaaacccagaagaaatgctcCGTATAAGTGATTTAACCACCCCTTTACTGCACTCCTTCTCATTAGGGAGGGCGCCCACACCCTTTGTCTCCGGGCgtgtatttctgccttgcttctgtcttaaataaacaagctgttttctctgtgtgctctcccacatgTTGCGCTGTGTCTCTAATTATAAACTTTGTACCTGGTTTCACAGTTTTTGCCTCtttgaaacattcttgctttcacacggggcaagagccaggggaacTTTGTTTCTAGCCTGTAGCCCCTGGTGCACTGgaggctaggattcctggttttcatccaggctactcagctccaattcctgggcagggaactaagatcctgcttcaagccaccaCTCACTGCTCTCTCCCCAAGATCAGGGGGAAGAAGAAGGTGCGGGGGAAAGGGGAGCCAACgcaggagacagagacagagacagagactcgGGTGATGCTGGTGGGTGGCTGCCCCCAGGAGCCCTGTTCTCCTTCTTcctgatttgggggaaaaaagaaaataagatgctCTTGTTCATTAAATTTAAGATGGCAATATTCACCTCTGAGACCTTTCAAATCCTTTTCAAACAAAAAGGTGCAGGATAAATAAttaaacaagggcttccctggtggcgcagtggttgagaatctgcctgccaatgcaggggacacgggttcgagccctggtctgggaagatcccacatgccgtggagcaactaggcccgtgcgccacaactactgagcctgcgcgtctggagcctgtgctccgcaacaagagaggccgcgacagtgagaggcctgcgcaccgcgatgaagagtggcccccgcttgccgcaactagagaaagccctcgcacagaaacgaagacccaacatagcaatcaatcaatcaataaataaataaataaatcttaaaaaaaaataataataataataattaaacaaaaagaacagAAGGAGATAGAATGGAAGGGGCCAGGACTCCagatcagaagacctgggttcaaactcGAATCCTGACAGCCAAATCTTTACGCGCCTGGGATCCctgggcttctcagagcctcgACTTCATCATCTGTGCAAGGATGGGGGCGTATTTCTCCCAGGCCTGTGACCAGCAGCTGCCATCACACTGCACTGACTGTCCCCTGTCCCCCACAGTGGTACGTGGGAGCAGAGAGCGCTCGGCATCTCAAGCACTGCTGCTCTTCTGCACCCGATCGGGGTGAGAAACCTAAGAGGGGCTTTCAACACGGTGCCCGACCAGGAGCAGTAGTTCACATCACGGCAAACCACTCTCACCCTGCTGCTGAGGGCTATAACCTCGatgctttttctgcttttaaacacaaatattttacaACAGGGAAAAGCACGGGCAGCCAGTTTTTTAAAACCTcccacctgaggaatgcagctgGTAAGAGGTTGATGATACACGATCTTGTGATAAACGTTGAAACGTGATGAAGTTACCAAGAGCCTTTCATACTATATGAGCCTctgatttttatacttttaggtCTGGTGAATGacaggtttatttttttgtttgtttgctttaaatttttattttatattggagcatagttgattaacaatgttgtgttagtttcaggtgtccagaaAAGTTATTCAGTTCAACAtagacatgtatctattctttttcaaattcttttcccatttggcttattacataatattgagctgcgttccctgtgctatacagtaggtccttgttggttacctattttaaatatagccgtgTGTACATGAATGAcaggtttatttttttagaaaaaagcaTTACCCATTTTCAAAGATAACTAAGgttaacattttgatgtatttctCTTTAATCAAGAACTAAAGGAGATGCCACCGCTGTCCCCAGGGAGCCGGGCTCCACCCGGTCCCCAGGCCCAGGAACAACCTGcccatctaagatcaggaagtcTGTGTCAGGTGGGCACACTTGACAGCGAGTCTCCTTGGAGACCTGCTCCTCAGTGAGTCTTGGTCCCAGCCAACAACCCCTCCACCTgggcccctccttcccttctggtGACCATTTCCTTCCTGCCCCACTCTCCCACTCTGTGGGCCATTTCTCCCGCGAGTCTGTCAGCTGACCCCATTGACTTGCTCCAGGGAAGGCTCCCCTGCCTTGCATTATCCTCCTGCCTTCCAAGCTATTGGGTTGGTCCTTGGTGTCACCTTGTTTATCCAGACACCTGCCTGCCTGACTCAGCCCGGGACCTGCCCCACCAGGCACATCATGCCTCCAGCATGGGCCAAGTCATCCCAGGCACTCAAAACACCTGTCGACTTATCAGGGAGCACACTTTCCTAGGACTATCAAGAAGCAGCATTAAAGGATATGGTGCCTGTAGCTAGGAAGGGAGTTGCTAGATGGAGAAGCAAGTCCATGCCTGACCAGAGCTAAAGAGCTGGCAGCCCAGGCTGACGGATCAAAGGTGAAGAGGTCCCTTCCTTGAGAGAATCAGACTCCCTTTCCTTGGTCTTCCCCcagtttctctctcctcctccccctttccctccctctctttgatTCATCCCCCCTCTTTCCCTTCCAAAGCCTAAGCAGTGACAAGATTAGTTAGATTCACTGAAAGCCATCTGCAAGTTGAAATGAAAGTTCTGGAGACAAGCCttcaccacccccccaaaaaaaaatgaaagaaagaaagaaaaagaaaagaaagaatgaaagaaaaggaaagaagtaaggaagaaagaaagaaagacccagaaaagataagagaaagattatttttaatgtatctaCTGAAGCCAGGAAATAGGACTAGAATGAAATAAAAGCCATATGTCCAGCCGTGGGCTTCAGTTACCACGAATGTACAGGTGATTCATGAGTTTacctctcctgcccctcttctgAGCTCATCCTGCCCACCGGCTGCCACGTAATGCCTCTATGATCTCAAATGACATGTCCAGAGTTACACTTTGTTCTTTCACCCCAAATTCTATCCTCCTTCTGGGTTTGATTTCAGATGCACGGAAAATAAGCGGCAGCTTGCAGCAAGCAGCAGCGAGTGGTAGCTGGAAGCAAGATCTTGGTTCCCAAACTGGGAGTCCTAACTGCTAGACCACAGAGGCCAGCGACTAA
Coding sequences within:
- the LOC133085622 gene encoding C-terminal-binding protein 2; this encodes MALVDKHKVKRQRLDRICEGIRPQIMNGPLHPRPLVALLDGRDCTVEMPILKDLATVAFCDAQSTQEIHEKVLNEAVGAMMYHTITLTREDLEKFKALRVIVRIGSGYDNVDIKAAGELGIAVCNIPSAAVEETADSTICHILNLYRRNTWLYQALREGTRVQSVEQIREVASGAARIRGETLGLIGFGRTGQAVAVRAKAFGFSVIFYDPYLQDGIERSLGVQRVYTLQDLLYQSDCVSLHCNLNEHNHHLINDFTIKQMRQGAFLVNAARGGLVDEKALAQALKEGRIRGAALDVHESEPFSFAQGPLKDAPNLICTPHTAWYSEQASLEMREAAATEIRRAITGRIPESLRNCVNKEFFVTTAPWSVIDQQAIHPELNGATYRYPPGIVGVAPGGLPAAMEGIIPGGIPVTHNLPTVAHPSQAPSPNQPTKHGDNREHPNEQ